One Deltaproteobacteria bacterium DNA window includes the following coding sequences:
- a CDS encoding methyl-accepting chemotaxis protein, which translates to MKNIGILTRLITGISFVTIVFLAFSLITFFNLRKMYDLAEAVQNDHYPTVVAVSNFGKILQQFRRHQLRYVTETSDSEMKKYATNQADELALITKDIEALRALPFDPEEKSLFSDLEKKWKDYLKNNEEQVMKPARENKRDEANQGLAASHGLFQEIFDLSEKLEAVNSQQITEGEQVIQQKFKEQIRNSLIGLSLVLFLAVSLIYWLTLSIKAIANQAATAAAGDLSKRIPSKDSLSKAINKMMDNLSATLKTGQEATHHLASATLQLKTSIAEESTAAAQQNAASAEVLSTSKELASSAQQIAKNAQGVAKTADQAKMNMEEIQTHITSMIQKILKLGERSQAIGTVVKIIDDLAERTNLLALNAAIEAARAGEAGKGFAVVAGEVNKLAERSTEATGDIRELIKEIQGETNSAVVGVEDTTKRVSAGLEAAKEAARLTGEISIAIGQQRSGIEQIVIAIKGIDQVTKQFVDSTQQTSATVAQLDGQANKLNQLISNFKV; encoded by the coding sequence ATGAAAAACATAGGAATCTTGACACGACTGATCACAGGAATTTCTTTTGTAACTATCGTCTTTCTGGCATTTTCTTTGATTACATTTTTTAATCTCAGAAAAATGTACGACCTGGCCGAGGCGGTCCAGAATGATCACTATCCAACGGTTGTTGCCGTCAGTAATTTTGGAAAGATCCTCCAACAATTCAGACGCCACCAACTCCGTTACGTTACAGAGACCAGCGACAGCGAAATGAAGAAGTATGCCACTAATCAGGCGGATGAGCTGGCTCTCATTACCAAGGACATTGAAGCCCTGCGCGCGCTTCCGTTTGATCCAGAGGAGAAAAGTTTATTTTCTGATCTGGAGAAAAAATGGAAAGACTATCTGAAAAACAACGAAGAGCAGGTGATGAAACCCGCCCGGGAAAACAAGAGAGACGAGGCCAACCAGGGTCTCGCGGCGTCACATGGTCTGTTTCAAGAGATCTTTGATCTCAGCGAAAAGCTGGAGGCCGTCAACAGTCAACAAATTACAGAGGGAGAACAGGTCATCCAACAAAAGTTTAAAGAACAAATTCGAAACTCTTTAATCGGTTTAAGTCTTGTTCTATTTCTTGCTGTCAGTCTTATCTATTGGTTGACCCTTTCGATAAAAGCAATTGCCAATCAAGCCGCCACCGCAGCCGCAGGAGACCTAAGCAAACGAATCCCCTCCAAAGACAGCCTCTCCAAGGCCATCAATAAAATGATGGACAACCTTAGTGCCACCCTCAAGACCGGTCAGGAGGCCACCCACCATCTTGCCAGCGCGACCCTGCAGCTGAAGACCTCAATTGCAGAGGAATCGACCGCAGCAGCGCAGCAGAACGCGGCGTCAGCAGAGGTTCTGAGCACCTCGAAAGAATTGGCAAGCTCTGCCCAGCAAATTGCCAAAAACGCACAGGGCGTTGCCAAAACCGCCGATCAGGCAAAGATGAACATGGAAGAAATACAGACCCATATCACCTCGATGATCCAGAAGATTTTGAAACTGGGTGAACGGAGTCAGGCCATCGGTACCGTGGTGAAGATCATCGACGACCTGGCCGAACGCACCAACCTCCTAGCACTCAATGCCGCCATTGAGGCCGCCCGGGCAGGTGAAGCCGGCAAAGGCTTTGCTGTGGTTGCTGGGGAAGTGAACAAACTCGCAGAAAGATCCACCGAGGCGACGGGGGACATCCGCGAGCTGATTAAAGAGATTCAGGGAGAAACAAACTCCGCCGTCGTGGGAGTTGAAGACACCACCAAGCGCGTGAGTGCTGGCCTTGAGGCCGCAAAGGAAGCCGCACGCCTGACCGGCGAGATTTCGATTGCCATTGGGCAACAAAGGAGCGGCATCGAGCAAATTGTGATTGCCATCAAGGGAATCGATCAGGTCACCAAACAGTTCGTAGACTCCACCCAGCAAACCTCGGCAACGGTCGCTCAGCTGGATGGACAGGCAAACAAACTCAATCAGTTAATCAGTAATTTTAAAGTTTAA
- a CDS encoding response regulator, with the protein MFPKLTRVLIVDDSTVARHIVRDLFDQLGFTNLSEAPDGAKAYDLLCTRLKEGQPIELVISDWNMPILDGIGLLKKIRSSADFKPLPLLMLTSNDETHLMMEAIEAKVDHYLVKPPTLESLRKKLEIIWKKYHPSETPS; encoded by the coding sequence ATGTTTCCAAAACTCACACGCGTTTTGATAGTGGATGACAGCACCGTCGCCCGGCACATCGTAAGAGACTTGTTCGATCAACTCGGCTTCACAAATCTCTCCGAAGCCCCCGATGGTGCAAAGGCCTACGACCTGCTGTGCACCCGGTTAAAAGAGGGGCAGCCTATCGAACTGGTCATCTCGGACTGGAATATGCCGATTCTCGATGGCATTGGGCTGCTCAAGAAAATCCGCTCCAGCGCAGACTTCAAACCCTTGCCGCTCTTGATGCTCACCTCCAACGATGAAACTCATCTGATGATGGAAGCCATCGAAGCCAAGGTGGATCACTATCTGGTAAAACCTCCCACGCTGGAATCGCTTCGAAAAAAGCTGGAAATCATCTGGAAAAAATATCATCCGTCAGAGACTCCCTCTTAA